A portion of the Pararge aegeria chromosome 10, ilParAegt1.1, whole genome shotgun sequence genome contains these proteins:
- the LOC120626695 gene encoding uncharacterized protein LOC120626695, which yields MFVNGVEVISSRLNNISLNSLNSQNNMHPNADKPPACEKTPLPVLHLTPTTANQRRSDGSPQDATDNPWLLKPQHEIPPTPPPKTDQKPVNFFPQRIG from the exons ATGTTTGTAAACGGTGTCGAAGTTATCAGTTCGCGTTTGAATAATATCTCGTTGAACTCGTTAAACAGTCAAA ATAACATGCATCCGAACGCAGATAAACCACCGGCATGCGAGAAAACCCCTCTGCCTGTACTACATCTCACACCCACGACTGCCAATCAGAGAAGGAGCGATGGCAGTCCGCAGGATGCAACTGACAACCCTTGGCTACTGAAGCCCCAGCACGAAATACCTCCAACACCCCCGCCAAAAACAGACCAAAAACCGGTTAATTTCTTCCCACAAAGAATCGGATAA